The Henckelia pumila isolate YLH828 unplaced genomic scaffold, ASM3356847v2 CTG_461:::fragment_3, whole genome shotgun sequence genome window below encodes:
- the LOC140871569 gene encoding probable inactive purple acid phosphatase 1: MPLFRNFVVVLWVLSSFKGAISHGVQPLSRISIENAVIALEDSAYITCSPSVLGANGQNGELVTLKYSSPNPSIDDWIGVFSPANFSSSTCIAENPRVGPPFLCTAPIKYQYANFSSPKYKDTGKGSLKLQLINQRSDYSFALFSGGLSKPKLVAVSNIVAFTNPNAPLYPRLAQGKTWNEMTVTWTSGYGIDEAEPLVEWGKKGGEQMRSLAATLTFDRNSMCGAPARTVGWRDPGFIHTSFLKDLWPNSLYTYKLGHKLLNGTYVWSDMRQFKASPYPGQNSLQRVIIFGDMGKDEADGSNEYNNFQRGSLNTTKQLIDDLKNFDIVFHIGDICYANGYLSQWDQFTSQVEQITSRVPYMIASGNHERDWPGSGSFYENNDSGGECGVLAETMFYVPAENRAKFWYATDYGMFRFCIADTEHDWREGTEQYKFIEHCLASVDRQKQPWLIFLAHRVLGYSSAAFYAEEGSFAEPMGRDDLQKLWQKYKVDIAIYGHAHCYERTCPAYQNHCTSNEKGYYHGSLNGTIHVVAGGGGASLTDFSTLQPNWSIFRDSDYGFVKLTAFDHSNLLFEYKRSSDGKVHDSFRMSRDYRDILACSVDSCPSTTLAS, translated from the exons ATGCCACTTTTCAGGAATTTCGTGGTGGTTTTGTGGGTTTTGTCGAGTTTTAAAGGGGCTATATCACACGGGGTTCAGCCTCTTTCACGAATTTCTATCGAAAATGCTGTTATTGCTTTAGAAGATTCGGCTTATATTACATGCTCTCCCTCAGTTCTTGGAGCCAAC GGACAAAACGGTGAATTGGTCACTTTAAAATATAGCAGCCCAAACCCATCGATAGATGATTGGATCGGAGTGTTTTCTCCTGCCAATTTCAG CTCGTCCACTTGCATTGCAGAAAATCCCAGAGTTGGCCCTCCATTTTTATGTACAGCACCCATAAAG TATCAGTATGCAAATTTCAGCAGTCCCAAGTACAAGGATACGGGCAAAGGATCTCTGAAGCTCCAGCTGATAAATCAGAGATCAGACTACTCGTTTGCTTTATTTTCTGGTGGCTTATCAAAA CCAAAGCTGGTGGCAGTATCAAATATAGTAGCTTTCACTAATCCAAATGCACCTCTTTATCCACGATTAGCCCAAGGAAAAACATGGAATGAA ATGACTGTAACCTGGACTAGTGGGTATGGTATTGATGAAGCAGAGCCACTTGTTGAATGGGGTAAAAAAGGAGGAGAACAGATGCGTTCTTTAGCAGCTACACTGACTTTTGATCGCAACAGCATGTGTG GTGCACCAGCAAGAACGGTTGGATGGCGTGATCCTGGATTCATTCATACCAGTTTTCTAAAGGATTTATGGCCCAATTCTTT GTACACTTACAAATTGGGGCATAAATTGTTAAATGGTACTTATGTGTGGAGTGATATGCGTCAATTCAAAGCATCTCCATATCCTGGTCAAAACTCTTTACAACGTGTTATCATTTTCGGTGATATGGGCAAG GATGAGGCTGACGGTTCCAATGAGTATAATAATTTTCAACGTGGCTCCCTCAACACCACCAAGCAACTGATTGATGACTTGAAAAATTTTGACATTGTGTTTCATATTGGAGATATCTGTTATGCCAATGGGTATCTTTCGCAGTGGGATCAGTTTACCTCTCAAGTCGAGCAGATTACTTCAAGAGTACCATACATGATCGCCAG TGGCAACCATGAACGAGACTGGCCTGGATCAGGTTCATTTTACGAGAACAATGATTCAGGTGGAGAATGCGGAGTCTTGGCTGAAACTATGTTTTATGTTCCTGCTGAAAATCGAGCTAAGTTCTG GTATGCCACAGATTATGGCATGTTCCGGTTCTGCATTGCTGATACGGAACATGATTGGAGAGAGGGTACCGAACAATACAAGTTCATTGAGCACTGTTTGGCATCTGTAGATAGACAGAAGCAGCCTTGGTTGATCTTTCTTGCTCATCGAGTACTAGGTTATTCTTCCGCTGCATTTTACGCAGAAGAAGGATCTTTTGCTGAACCAATGGGGAGAGACGACCTTCAAAAACTTTGGCAGAAGTATAAAGTTGATATAGCCATATACGGGCACGCACACTGTTATGAGCGGACTTGTCCTGCGTATCAG AATCACTGTACAAGCAATGAAAAAGGCTACTATCATGGTAGCTTGAACGGAACTATACATGTTGTTGCTGGAGGAGGAGGAGCCAGCCTCACTGACTTTTCTACTCTACAGCCGAATTGGAGTATTTTCAGGGATTCTGATTATGGCTTTGTGAAACTCACGGCATTCGACCATTCAAACCTGTTGTTTGAGTACAAGAGAAGCAGCGATGGAAAGGTACACGACTCTTTTAGAATGTCCCGGGATTATAGAGATATCTTGGCTTGTAGTGTCGATAGCTGTCCGAGTACAACCCTTGCATCTTGA
- the LOC140871887 gene encoding uncharacterized protein → MDLWVVAAAAGAGYIAKNLQNLSVDKNEGSLEPALKYQGNVQSESMNILQQIRYNTCPLRRLEQNRALDDGDLASSGTGISGQRIPEFEDGDGKNSRRLKRGKFIRSRRSGLNIARPLFSVENDLDYELSKDGEGFEQNGYGMFPSVSTVRPLLVTDGTGLTSRSSSASSLALFDGGMEEGRRENIVGSKVRNTMFRSHSMEHIDSVVLPRKPKKSSGLARMSGASEGVPRKLFESSGPDGMLLFIMGMSIGILSAKTASKRQVDGMKMQLMQTQNLVQDLHDELNMKEMITVKEIVNEGYYQPPRKNDSPSSVREPIASPNKEAKESTKFDSSKAGDDNAENRKLRSKIEEELQAELEMLEHNINAPALENISNIVELDPDYEPDIAQGDLKAMMAMEARDTASESGDESTSTTTNISQPPNYAVSPRELSFRLHELIESRLEARIKELEIALINSERRVQVLGSQGILSGTRLSFSETEYSCSPQSPINNCGHYTTDGSLVRNISSNSLDSIEANCTLERSTDDKQERGKKSSTSSRGSDHDMHSTVKKLIDGLGLFNEEKKVSQNDAAVEKDGGQEDSVQYVGRTWDRQMSRSLMLDEDFESEDEEEADEAEMLLIKKIVERRRSGSAFVFNFDEFRTQT, encoded by the exons ATGGATTTGTGGGTGGTGGCAGCCGCTGCTGGAGCTGGATACATAGCCAAGAACTTGCAGAATTTATCGGTGGATAAAAACGAAGGCTCGTTGGAGCCGGCTCTTAAGTATCAAGGCAATGTTCAATCAGAATCCATGAATATCCTGCAGCAGATACGTTATAATACCTGCCCATTACGCAGATTAGAGCAAAACAGAGCGCTAGATGATGGAGATTTAGCTTCTAGCGGTACCGGCATTTCGGGCcaaagaatcccggaatttgaAGATGGTGATGGTAAAAATTCCCGTAGATTGAAAAGGGGGAAGTTCATTAGAAGTAGGAGGAGTGGCTTGAATATTGCGAGGCCATTGTTTTCTGTAGAGAATGACCTTGATTATGAGCTGAGTAAAGATGGTGAAGGATTTGAACAAAACGGGTATGGCATGTTTCCTTCTGTGTCTACAGTGAGGCCACTGCTGGTTACTGATGGAACTGGATTGACCAGCAGATCGAGCAGCGCTTCATCCTTGGCGCTTTTTGATGGTGGAATGGAGGAGGGGAGGAGAGAAAATATTGTTGGCTCAAAAGTGAGGAATACAATGTTTAGGTCTCATTCAATGGAACATATTGATTCTGTTGTGCTTCCAAGGAAGCCCAAAAAGAGTTCTGGCCTTGCACGAATGAGTGGTGCCTCTGAAGGGGTGCCTCGTAAACTTTTTGAGTCATCAG GACCTGACGGAATGCTTCTCTTTATCATGGGAATGAGTATTGGAATATTGTCTGCTAAAACAGCCAGTAAAAGACAAGTAGATGGTATGAAAATGCAATTAATGCAGACACAGAATTTAGTTCAAGATTTGCACGATGAACTTAATATGAAAGAAATGATTACTGTGAAGGAGATTGTAAACGAAGGCTATTATCAACCCCCTCGAAAAAATGATTCACCTTCGTCAGTCAGGGAGCCAATTGCATCTCCTAACAAGGAAGCAAAAGAATCGACCAAATTTGACAGTTCTAAGGCAGGTGATGATAATGCTGAGAATCGCAAATTAAGGAGTAAAATTGAGGAAGAGCTTCAGGCTGAACTGGAGATGCTCGAACACAATATTAATGCACCTGCTCTTGAAAACATATCTAATATTGTGGAG CTAGATCCAGATTACGAACCAGATATTGCTCAAGGAGATTTAAAGGCAATGATGGCCATGGAAGCTCGAGATACTGCATCTGAGTCCGGTGATGAATCAACAAGTACAACCACCAATATCTCTCAGCCTCCAAATTACGCAGTTTCACCACGGGAGCTGAGTTTCCGCCTCCATGAGTTGATAGAGTCTAGGCTTGAAGCACGTATCAAGGAGCTAGAAATAGCTCTTATTAACAGCGAAAGAAGAGTTCAAGTTCTTGGCTCTCAAGGCATTTTATCTGGAACAAGACTTTCTTTTAGTGAAACAGAATATTCATGCTCTCCCCAAAGCCCGATAAACAATTGTGGGCACTACACAACCGATGGATCATTGGTTAGGAATATCTCCAGCAATTCCCTGGATTCAATTGAGGCAAATTGTACTTTAGAGCGGTCGACAGATGACAAACAAGAACGAGGCAAGAAAAGCTCTACTAGTAGCCGTGGCAGCGATCATGATATGCATTCAACTGTAAAAAAGTTAATCGACGGTCTAGGTCTATTTAACGAAGAAAAGAAAGTTTCGCAAAATGATGCTGCTGTGGAAAAAGATGGAGGACAAGAGGATTCAGTTCAATATGTGGGTCGGACTTGGGATAGGCAGATGTCGAGAAGTTTGATGTTGGATGAGGATTTCGAGAGTGAAGACGAGGAGGAAGCTGATGAAGCAGAAATGCTTCTGATAAAGAAGATAGTTGAGAGAAGGAGATCAGGTTCtgcttttgtttttaattttgatgaATTTAGGACTCAGACATAA